From the Bacteroidia bacterium genome, one window contains:
- a CDS encoding dockerin type I domain-containing protein: MLLVLLISVSLFQNTVQAQTPQYFFNLASGGNSIPFNPNLSTGWQKWQQYYNANLFTGAYAGNITSVFFQRNAATTGTTYSNFGVFIGQSSLTTFPTNQFFSPMQQCLYQASYTIPAGSAGQWFQIVLTTPFYYNPNQTLIVQICSEGVTAGTGFAINDGAAASTPNVTRMYGGPGGCSATAPVGYSSSYRANFGFNLSPALPDDAGISALISPVNFCTGTHDIKVKLRNFGTNTVNNVTVNWSFDGVPQTPIAYNTPIPTLTEVDLTLGTRTFASGISYPLAVWTSQPNNVADSFMQNDTLRANLKAAVSGTYTIGGASPNYATFAAAIADLTTNGICGPVVFNVRSGTYTTKIDLLNIPGASAVNTVTFQSETGNRADVIINYAATSTTDNYVLRFGGAKFVTFKNMTLNATNVSYSTVVEVTGSSNDCTVEGCDLNSLPATSTSTNNAVVRSNTGTLAHNMTFRGCNIRNGAYSMYLYGSSTTSTMNNLRVENCEITGMYYFPLYFYYLGELKLIGNKIVQNSAYATKYLGYLMYGFNTQIERNTFVSDGGSTAYGLYIYYDNYYQAGMSRIVNNMITVRNVTNAYYGINHYYSNGSLFAHNTIRVESGYASGYALYSYYGANNTYRNNIVMHTGAGYAWYVAPGTNVTASNDNNWYSAGANLAYWGAARANLAALQAASGQDAQSVSKPVSFADVMSGNLHLVAPSDDDDDLIGVLLPQVTDDIDLEPRVRPYMGADEACYLIANSLTYDFVDGSGNPIGYVELPGTIGVRYRVIFPPFDATITMTANFYSVPGNQLMYSETFSANKLANQDLNGTSYFNLPASLPSGYYKIELVFNTKNSCGYYRNYMPYPSSLLLVPNGATPCEVWPGDVNNDGVVNYTDRKDLNEYIHDANLSTQWLNGPARYRADAVQNPLTYIQWMPQASAPWFTAMGCYMDADGNGVVNNFDYLAIKLNWMRQHGGVAPRLGDSFAPTTFDMSQNFPNPFNPTTVLQYSVPEPSRVHLRVVDMLGRVVATAVDGIVEAGVHQYTFDAVNLPSGQYLAIVNMTGNESGLSFSKTVKMTLNK; this comes from the coding sequence ATGCTTCTCGTTCTTCTCATTTCTGTGTCGCTTTTCCAGAACACGGTTCAGGCACAGACCCCACAGTATTTCTTCAACCTGGCTTCGGGAGGCAACTCCATCCCCTTCAATCCCAACCTCTCCACCGGTTGGCAGAAGTGGCAGCAGTATTACAATGCGAACCTGTTTACAGGAGCGTATGCCGGTAATATCACGAGCGTGTTTTTCCAACGCAATGCGGCGACCACGGGAACGACATACTCGAATTTCGGGGTGTTTATCGGCCAATCATCGCTGACCACCTTCCCCACGAACCAGTTCTTCTCACCCATGCAGCAATGTCTGTATCAGGCGAGTTACACGATTCCGGCGGGTTCGGCCGGACAGTGGTTCCAAATCGTCCTCACAACACCTTTTTACTATAATCCGAATCAAACTCTCATCGTGCAGATTTGCTCCGAGGGTGTGACGGCCGGAACCGGCTTCGCAATCAATGACGGCGCTGCGGCCTCAACTCCCAACGTCACACGTATGTACGGCGGTCCCGGTGGTTGCAGCGCCACGGCCCCGGTCGGCTACAGCTCCAGCTATCGCGCCAATTTCGGCTTCAATCTCAGTCCGGCGTTGCCGGATGATGCCGGTATTTCCGCGCTGATTTCTCCGGTGAATTTCTGCACCGGTACGCACGACATCAAGGTGAAGTTGCGTAATTTCGGTACGAATACGGTGAACAACGTGACCGTCAACTGGTCATTTGACGGTGTCCCCCAAACGCCGATTGCGTACAACACGCCAATCCCGACGCTCACGGAAGTGGATCTGACCCTGGGTACGCGGACCTTCGCCTCCGGTATCAGCTATCCTCTGGCGGTGTGGACCTCGCAGCCAAACAACGTCGCCGACAGCTTCATGCAGAATGACACGCTGCGCGCGAACCTGAAAGCGGCCGTGAGTGGCACATACACCATTGGCGGTGCGTCGCCTAACTACGCCACCTTCGCCGCGGCGATCGCGGATCTGACCACGAACGGTATCTGCGGTCCCGTGGTGTTCAATGTCCGAAGCGGCACGTACACGACCAAGATCGATCTTCTGAATATTCCCGGCGCCTCGGCGGTGAATACGGTCACGTTCCAATCCGAAACCGGTAACCGCGCGGATGTGATCATCAATTACGCCGCGACGTCGACGACGGACAATTACGTCCTCCGCTTCGGTGGTGCGAAATTCGTGACGTTCAAGAACATGACGCTGAACGCCACCAACGTGTCCTACAGCACCGTCGTGGAAGTGACCGGCAGCTCGAACGACTGTACGGTGGAGGGCTGTGATCTGAACAGTCTTCCGGCGACCTCCACGTCGACGAACAACGCCGTGGTGCGTTCCAACACGGGCACCCTCGCGCATAACATGACCTTCCGCGGCTGCAATATCCGCAACGGCGCCTACAGTATGTACCTCTACGGCTCGAGCACGACTTCGACGATGAACAATCTCCGCGTGGAGAACTGCGAGATCACGGGCATGTACTACTTCCCGCTGTATTTCTATTATCTCGGCGAACTCAAGCTCATCGGCAACAAGATCGTCCAGAATTCCGCCTACGCCACGAAGTATCTCGGCTACCTGATGTACGGCTTCAATACGCAAATCGAGCGCAATACCTTCGTGAGCGACGGTGGCTCGACCGCGTACGGTCTGTACATTTACTACGACAACTACTATCAGGCGGGCATGTCGCGCATCGTCAACAACATGATAACCGTGCGCAACGTGACGAACGCCTATTACGGCATCAATCACTATTACAGCAACGGCAGCCTGTTCGCGCATAACACTATCCGCGTCGAGAGCGGGTACGCGAGCGGTTACGCGCTGTACTCGTACTACGGCGCCAACAACACGTACCGCAACAACATCGTCATGCACACCGGCGCCGGCTACGCCTGGTACGTGGCGCCCGGTACCAACGTTACCGCATCAAATGACAACAACTGGTATAGCGCCGGAGCGAATCTGGCGTACTGGGGCGCGGCGCGCGCGAATCTGGCAGCGCTTCAGGCCGCCTCCGGACAGGATGCGCAATCGGTCAGCAAGCCTGTGAGCTTTGCCGATGTGATGTCCGGGAATCTGCATCTGGTCGCTCCCTCCGACGACGATGACGATCTGATCGGCGTGCTTCTGCCGCAGGTGACAGACGACATCGATCTCGAACCGCGCGTGCGTCCGTACATGGGCGCCGACGAGGCCTGCTATTTGATCGCCAACAGCCTGACCTACGACTTCGTGGACGGCTCAGGCAATCCGATCGGGTACGTCGAACTTCCCGGAACGATCGGCGTGCGCTACCGCGTGATTTTCCCGCCGTTCGACGCGACGATCACGATGACGGCGAATTTCTACAGCGTGCCGGGCAATCAGCTCATGTACAGCGAGACGTTCAGCGCGAACAAGCTGGCCAATCAGGATCTGAACGGCACGTCGTACTTCAATCTGCCGGCCTCGCTGCCCTCGGGTTACTATAAGATCGAGCTGGTGTTCAACACGAAGAACAGCTGCGGCTACTACCGCAACTACATGCCGTATCCCTCGTCGCTGCTGCTCGTGCCCAATGGCGCGACGCCGTGCGAAGTGTGGCCGGGCGACGTGAACAACGACGGCGTGGTCAACTACACGGACCGCAAGGATCTCAACGAGTACATCCATGACGCGAACCTGAGCACGCAGTGGCTCAACGGTCCGGCCCGCTACCGCGCCGACGCGGTGCAGAATCCGCTGACCTACATTCAGTGGATGCCGCAGGCGAGCGCTCCGTGGTTTACGGCGATGGGCTGCTACATGGATGCCGACGGTAACGGCGTGGTGAACAACTTCGACTACCTCGCCATCAAGCTCAACTGGATGCGCCAGCACGGCGGCGTGGCTCCGCGCCTGGGCGACAGCTTCGCACCGACGACCTTCGACATGAGCCAGAACTTCCCGAATCCGTTCAATCCGACGACGGTGCTGCAGTACAGCGTCCCCGAGCCGAGCCGCGTGCATCTGCGCGTGGTGGACATGCTGGGCCGCGTTGTGGCGACGGCCGTTGACGGTATCGTGGAAGCCGGCGTGCATCAGTACACCTTCGACGCCGTGAATCTTCCGAGCGGTCAGTACCTGGCCATCGTGAACATGACGGGCAACGAAAGCGGCCTGAGCTTCTCGAAGACCGTAAAGATGACGCTGAACAAGTAA
- a CDS encoding dockerin type I domain-containing protein has product MRRALTVQSSVKTVVCFLVVALFAGFTLPEDAQAQTPQYSFGLATGGNSIPFNPNLSTSWQKWQGYYNAGLFTGAYAGNITSVFFQRNQATSGTTYSNFGVYLGQSSSTTFPTNQFFSPMQQGLYQASYTIPAGSAGQWFQIVLTTPFYYNPNQTLIVQICSEGVTAGTGFAMNDGAAAATPNVTRMWGGPGGCNTASPSGSSSSYRANFGFNLSPALPDDAGISALISPMNFCTGTHEIKVKLRNFGTNTLNNVTVNWSFDGVPQTPIAYNTPIPTLTEVDLTLGTRTFASGITYPLAVWTSQPNNVADSFTPNDSLTASLKAAVSGTYTIGGASPDYPTFAAAIADLVANGICGPVTFNVRSGTYSTNIDLQSIPGASAVNTITFQSETGNKADVIINWAATSTTNNFVLRFGGAKFVTFKNMTLNATNVSFSTVVQLSGSSSDNTVEGCDLNSLVATSTSTNNAVIFGTSGTMNHNTTFRDCNIRNGSYGMYIFGASTTATMNNLRVENCSLTGAYYFPVYLYYIGQLKFIGNRVENTSPYATKYLGYFMYGFDTQMERNVFLSSGGSTAYGIYIYYDNYYQAGNSRIVNNMITVRNVNTGQYGINHYYATNTLFAHNTVILESPYTSGRAIYSYYGSGNRYLNNMILNTGAGYAWYVLPGSNIVESDNNNIYSTGANLAYWNANRANLAALQAASGMDGASVSKPVSFADAFTGNLHLVAPSDDDDDLIGVLLPQVTDDIDLEPRVRPYMGADEACYLIANSLQYDFVDGSGNPIGYVELPGTVGVHYRVIFPPFDATITMTANFYSVPGNQLMYSETFSANKLANQDLDGTAYFNLPASLPSGYYKVELVFNTKNSCGYYRDYMPYPSSLLLVPLGATPCEVWPGDVNNDGVVNYTDRKDLNEYIHDANLSTQWLTGPARYRADAVQNPLTYIQWMPQASAPWFTAMGCYMDADGNGVVNNFDYLAIKLNWMKQHGGVAPRLGDSFAPTTFDMSQNFPNPFNPTTVLQYSVPEPSRVHLRVVDMLGRVVATAVDGIVEAGVHQYTFDAANLPSGQYMAIVNMTGNESGLSFSKTIKMTLNK; this is encoded by the coding sequence ATGAGAAGAGCCCTTACAGTGCAGTCATCCGTGAAAACGGTTGTCTGTTTTCTCGTTGTGGCGTTGTTCGCCGGCTTCACCCTTCCGGAGGATGCGCAAGCGCAGACCCCGCAATATTCCTTCGGTCTCGCTACCGGTGGAAATTCCATCCCTTTCAATCCGAACCTTTCGACGTCCTGGCAGAAATGGCAGGGTTACTATAACGCAGGACTCTTCACCGGCGCCTATGCCGGCAATATCACGAGCGTGTTCTTCCAGCGCAATCAGGCGACGTCCGGAACGACATACTCCAATTTCGGCGTGTATCTCGGCCAATCCTCGTCGACCACCTTCCCGACGAATCAGTTTTTCTCTCCCATGCAGCAAGGTCTCTACCAGGCCAGCTACACCATCCCCGCCGGCTCGGCCGGTCAATGGTTCCAGATCGTCCTGACGACGCCGTTTTACTATAATCCGAATCAGACGCTCATCGTGCAGATTTGCTCCGAGGGTGTGACGGCAGGGACCGGCTTTGCCATGAACGATGGTGCGGCCGCCGCAACGCCCAACGTCACGCGAATGTGGGGCGGTCCGGGTGGCTGCAACACGGCCTCGCCATCGGGATCCAGCTCCAGTTATCGCGCCAATTTCGGCTTCAATCTCAGCCCGGCCTTGCCGGACGATGCAGGCATCTCCGCTCTGATCTCCCCGATGAATTTCTGCACCGGTACGCATGAGATCAAAGTGAAATTGCGCAACTTCGGTACCAACACCTTGAACAACGTGACCGTAAACTGGAGCTTTGACGGTGTGCCTCAGACTCCGATTGCGTACAATACACCCATCCCGACGCTCACCGAAGTGGATCTTACCCTGGGTACCCGGACCTTTGCCTCCGGTATCACCTATCCGCTCGCCGTCTGGACGTCACAGCCGAACAACGTCGCTGACAGCTTCACACCGAACGACTCCCTCACCGCGAGTCTGAAGGCGGCGGTAAGCGGCACGTATACCATAGGTGGCGCATCTCCCGACTACCCGACATTTGCCGCTGCTATCGCTGATCTGGTGGCCAACGGTATTTGCGGACCTGTAACGTTCAATGTGCGGAGCGGGACCTATTCCACCAACATCGACCTGCAAAGCATTCCGGGTGCTTCAGCCGTCAACACCATCACCTTCCAGTCCGAGACCGGCAACAAGGCGGATGTGATCATCAATTGGGCGGCGACTTCGACCACCAACAATTTCGTCCTCCGTTTTGGTGGCGCGAAGTTCGTGACGTTCAAGAACATGACCTTGAACGCGACGAATGTTTCGTTCAGCACGGTCGTGCAGCTCAGCGGGAGTTCCTCGGACAACACAGTCGAAGGTTGCGACCTCAACAGTCTCGTGGCCACCTCGACCTCGACGAACAACGCGGTGATTTTCGGTACCAGCGGCACCATGAATCACAACACTACCTTCCGCGACTGCAATATCCGCAACGGCAGCTACGGCATGTACATTTTCGGAGCCAGTACAACCGCAACGATGAACAATTTGCGCGTCGAGAATTGTAGCTTGACCGGTGCATACTACTTCCCGGTGTATCTGTACTATATCGGACAGCTCAAGTTCATCGGGAACCGCGTGGAAAACACGTCCCCCTATGCCACGAAGTATCTTGGCTACTTCATGTACGGCTTCGATACGCAGATGGAACGGAACGTCTTCTTATCCAGCGGAGGCAGCACCGCGTATGGCATCTACATTTACTACGACAATTACTATCAGGCCGGCAATTCGCGTATCGTCAATAACATGATCACCGTGCGCAATGTGAACACCGGCCAGTACGGCATCAACCACTATTATGCGACGAACACGCTCTTCGCTCATAACACCGTGATTCTTGAGAGCCCCTACACTTCCGGCAGGGCGATCTACTCGTACTACGGCAGTGGTAACCGCTACCTGAACAACATGATACTCAACACGGGCGCGGGCTATGCCTGGTACGTACTCCCCGGCTCGAACATCGTCGAGTCGGATAACAATAACATCTATTCCACGGGCGCAAACCTCGCCTACTGGAACGCCAACCGTGCCAACCTCGCAGCGCTGCAAGCGGCATCGGGCATGGACGGCGCCTCGGTGAGCAAGCCGGTGAGCTTCGCCGATGCCTTCACGGGTAATCTGCACCTGGTTGCTCCCTCGGACGACGATGACGATCTCATTGGCGTGCTTCTGCCGCAGGTGACAGACGACATCGATCTTGAACCGCGCGTGCGTCCGTACATGGGTGCCGACGAGGCCTGCTACCTGATCGCCAACAGCCTGCAGTACGACTTCGTGGACGGCAGCGGCAATCCCATCGGCTACGTGGAGTTGCCGGGGACCGTCGGCGTGCACTATCGCGTGATTTTCCCGCCGTTTGACGCGACGATCACGATGACGGCGAACTTCTACAGCGTGCCGGGCAATCAGCTCATGTACAGCGAGACGTTCAGCGCGAACAAGCTGGCCAATCAGGATCTCGATGGAACGGCGTATTTCAATCTGCCGGCCTCGCTGCCCTCGGGCTACTACAAGGTTGAACTCGTGTTCAACACGAAGAACAGCTGCGGCTACTATCGCGACTACATGCCGTATCCGTCGTCGCTGCTGCTCGTGCCCCTCGGCGCGACGCCCTGCGAAGTGTGGCCGGGCGACGTAAACAACGACGGCGTGGTGAACTACACCGACCGCAAGGATCTCAACGAGTACATCCATGACGCCAATCTGAGCACGCAGTGGCTCACCGGTCCCGCCCGCTACCGCGCGGACGCCGTGCAGAATCCGCTGACCTACATTCAGTGGATGCCGCAGGCGAGCGCTCCGTGGTTCACGGCCATGGGCTGCTACATGGACGCCGACGGTAACGGCGTAGTCAACAACTTCGACTACCTCGCCATCAAGCTCAACTGGATGAAGCAGCACGGCGGCGTGGCCCCGCGCCTGGGCGACAGCTTTGCCCCGACGACGTTCGACATGAGCCAGAACTTCCCGAATCCGTTTAATCCGACGACGGTGCTGCAGTACAGCGTCCCCGAGCCGAGCCGCGTGCATCTGCGCGTGGTGGATATGCTGGGCCGCGTTGTGGCCACGGCCGTTGACGGTATCGTGGAAGCCGGCGTGCATCAGTACACCTTCGACGCCGCGAATCTCCCGAGCGGTCAATACATGGCAATCGTGAACATGACGGGCAACGAAAGCGGCCTGAGCTTCTCGAAGACCATCAAGATGACGCTGAACAAGTAA
- a CDS encoding dockerin type I domain-containing protein produces the protein MTIRSTLFRSSLLLLCMAAWLTFPSATLDAQTPQFSHASTANSNNIFPFGSTTTNKVQQNFMPNEFPGAYAGNITTVYFKRNTNSSATTYTNLKIWLGLNPTNAWPSTNAFYTSVTQHLNATTFTIPAGNAGDWFSIPLTTPFYYNPAQAFAIIVCHEGYSGGGVQLRTSSMTTPPMRRLWASGCNTTTGSTDGNWYDFGIDMNPTLPDDAGISALVSPVNFCSGTEDIKVKLRNFGTNTINNVTVNWSFDNVAQTPINYTTPLPSNTEVELTLGTRTFAGGVNYPLLVYTSQPNSVNDSFQANDTLRANLKAAISGNYTIGGASPDYATFAAAVADLVANGICGPVVFNVRSGTYTANIDLAAIPGASAVNTVTFQSETGNKADVIINWAASSTTNNFVLRFSGAKFVTFKNMTMNATNVSFSTVVQLSGSSSDNTVEGCDLNSLVATSTSTNNAVIFGTSGTMNHNTTFRDCNIRNGSFGMYIFGSSTTATMNNLRVENCNLTGAYYFPVYLYYIGQLKFIGNRVENTSPYATKYLGYFMYGFDTQMERNVFLSSGGSTAYGMYIYYDNYYQAGNSRIVNNMIVVRNVNTGQYGINHYYATNTLFAHNTVILESPYTSGRAIYSYYGSGNRFLNNMILNTGAGYAWYVLPGSNIVESDNNNIYSTGANLAYWNANRANLAALQAASGMDGASVSKPVSFADAMTGNLHLVAPSDDDDDLIGVLLPQVTDDIDLEPRVRPYMGADEACYLIANSLQYDFVDGSGNPIGYVELPGTVGVHYRVIFPPFDATITMTANFYSVPGNQLMYSETFSANKLANQDLDGTAYFNLPASLPSGYYKVELVFNTKNSCGYYRDYMPYPSSLLLVPLGATPCEVWPGDVNNDGVVNYTDRKDLNEYIHDANLSTQWLTGPARYRADAVQNPLTYIQWMPQASAPWFTAMGCYMDADGNGVVNNFDYLAIKLNWMKQHGGVAPRLGDSFAPTTFDMSQNFPNPFNPTTVLQYSVPEPSRVHLRVVDMLGRVVATAVDGIVEAGVHQYTFDATNLPSGQYLAIVNMTGNESGLSFSKTVKMTLNK, from the coding sequence ATGACCATACGATCCACATTGTTCCGCAGTTCGCTTCTGCTCCTGTGCATGGCTGCGTGGCTGACCTTTCCGTCGGCGACGCTTGATGCGCAGACTCCGCAGTTCTCCCACGCGAGTACCGCGAACAGCAACAATATCTTCCCGTTTGGCTCGACCACAACGAACAAGGTTCAGCAGAATTTCATGCCCAATGAGTTTCCGGGAGCCTACGCCGGAAACATCACTACCGTGTACTTCAAGCGGAACACGAACAGTTCTGCGACGACGTACACCAACCTGAAAATCTGGCTTGGTCTCAATCCGACCAATGCATGGCCTTCGACGAACGCATTCTATACGTCCGTCACACAGCATCTGAATGCTACGACATTCACCATCCCTGCCGGGAACGCCGGTGATTGGTTCAGCATCCCGCTGACAACACCGTTCTATTACAATCCCGCACAGGCCTTCGCCATAATCGTATGCCACGAAGGATACTCCGGTGGTGGTGTCCAACTCCGGACCTCCTCGATGACAACTCCTCCGATGCGGCGCCTCTGGGCGAGCGGCTGTAACACTACCACCGGTTCCACCGATGGTAACTGGTATGATTTTGGTATCGATATGAACCCGACGCTGCCGGACGACGCGGGAATATCCGCACTGGTTTCACCGGTGAACTTCTGCTCCGGCACCGAAGACATCAAGGTGAAGCTGCGCAATTTTGGCACAAACACAATCAACAATGTGACTGTCAACTGGTCGTTCGATAACGTTGCGCAGACCCCGATCAACTACACTACTCCGCTTCCGTCGAATACGGAAGTCGAGCTTACCCTCGGCACGCGCACTTTCGCTGGCGGCGTCAACTATCCGCTGCTGGTGTACACCTCGCAGCCGAACAGTGTCAACGACAGCTTTCAGGCGAACGATACATTACGTGCGAATCTGAAAGCTGCCATCAGTGGCAACTACACTATAGGCGGCGCTTCACCGGATTATGCGACCTTCGCCGCGGCAGTGGCCGATCTGGTTGCCAATGGCATTTGTGGTCCCGTGGTGTTCAATGTGCGCAGCGGCACCTATACAGCCAACATCGACCTTGCAGCCATCCCGGGTGCTTCTGCGGTCAACACCGTCACCTTCCAGTCCGAGACCGGGAACAAAGCGGATGTGATCATCAACTGGGCGGCATCCTCGACCACGAACAATTTCGTGCTCCGCTTCAGTGGCGCGAAGTTCGTGACGTTCAAGAACATGACGATGAACGCGACGAATGTTTCGTTCAGCACCGTCGTGCAGCTCAGTGGAAGTTCTTCGGACAATACGGTGGAAGGTTGTGACCTCAACAGCCTCGTCGCCACGTCCACTTCAACGAACAACGCGGTGATTTTCGGCACCAGCGGCACGATGAATCACAACACCACCTTCCGCGACTGCAATATCCGTAACGGCAGCTTCGGCATGTACATTTTCGGATCGAGCACAACCGCGACGATGAACAACTTGCGCGTCGAGAATTGTAATTTGACCGGTGCGTACTATTTCCCGGTGTATCTGTACTATATCGGACAGCTCAAGTTCATCGGAAACCGCGTAGAAAACACATCCCCCTATGCCACGAAGTATCTTGGCTACTTCATGTACGGCTTTGATACGCAGATGGAAAGAAATGTCTTTCTTTCCAGTGGCGGATCCACGGCGTACGGCATGTACATCTACTACGACAACTACTACCAGGCTGGCAATTCGCGCATCGTCAATAACATGATCGTCGTGCGCAATGTGAACACGGGCCAGTACGGCATCAATCACTACTACGCGACGAACACGCTCTTCGCGCATAACACCGTGATTCTTGAGAGCCCTTACACTTCCGGCAGGGCGATTTACTCGTACTACGGCAGCGGCAACCGCTTCCTGAACAATATGATACTCAACACGGGCGCGGGTTATGCCTGGTACGTACTCCCCGGCTCGAACATCGTGGAATCGGACAACAACAACATCTACTCCACGGGTGCAAACCTCGCCTACTGGAACGCCAATCGTGCCAATCTCGCGGCGCTGCAAGCGGCGTCCGGTATGGACGGCGCCTCGGTGAGCAAGCCGGTGAGCTTCGCGGATGCGATGACCGGGAACCTGCACCTGGTCGCTCCCTCGGACGACGATGACGATCTGATCGGCGTGCTTCTGCCGCAGGTGACAGACGACATCGATCTCGAACCGCGTGTGCGTCCATACATGGGTGCCGACGAGGCCTGCTACCTGATCGCCAACAGCCTGCAGTACGACTTCGTGGACGGCAGCGGCAATCCCATCGGCTACGTGGAGTTGCCGGGGACCGTCGGCGTGCACTATCGCGTGATTTTCCCGCCGTTCGACGCGACGATCACGATGACGGCGAACTTCTACAGCGTGCCGGGCAATCAGCTCATGTACAGCGAGACGTTCAGCGCGAACAAGCTGGCCAATCAGGATCTCGATGGAACGGCGTATTTCAATCTGCCGGCCTCGCTGCCCTCGGGCTACTACAAGGTTGAACTCGTGTTCAACACGAAGAACAGCTGCGGCTACTATCGCGACTACATGCCGTATCCGTCGTCGCTGCTGCTCGTGCCCCTCGGCGCGACGCCCTGCGAAGTGTGGCCGGGCGACGTAAACAACGACGGCGTGGTGAACTACACCGACCGCAAGGATCTCAACGAGTACATCCATGACGCAAACCTGAGCACGCAGTGGCTCACAGGTCCCGCCCGCTACCGCGCGGACGCCGTACAGAATCCGCTGACCTACATTCAGTGGATGCCGCAGGCCAGCGCGCCGTGGTTCACGGCCATGGGCTGCTACATGGACGCCGACGGTAACGGCGTGGTGAACAACTTCGACTACCTCGCCATCAAGCTCAACTGGATGAAGCAGCACGGCGGCGTGGCCCCGCGCCTGGGCGACAGCTTTGCCCCGACGACCTTCGACATGAGCCAGAACTTCCCGAATCCGTTCAATCCGACGACGGTGCTGCAGTACAGCGTACCCGAGCCGAGCCGCGTGCATCTGCGCGTGGTGGACATGCTGGGCCGCGTTGTTGCGACCGCGGTGGACGGTATCGTGGAAGCCGGCGTGCATCAGTACACCTTCGACGCCACGAATCTTCCGAGCGGTCAGTACCTGGCCATCGTGAACATGACAGGCAACGAAAGCGGACTGAGCTTCTCGAAGACCGTCAAGATGACGCTGAACAAATAG